Sequence from the Penaeus vannamei isolate JL-2024 chromosome 16, ASM4276789v1, whole genome shotgun sequence genome:
gagagagcgagagagagagagcgagagagagagagagagagagagagagagaaagaaagagagaagggagagggagagagagagaaagagagagagagagagagagagagagagagagagagagagagagagagagagagagagagagagagagagagagagagagagaaagagagagagaaatgacacagactgagaggaaaaaaataaagagcaagaaagcaaaacaagctaaaaaaaatggatacaagaaggtaaaataataagtaaaagaaagaaaaaaaaaaaaaaacgaaaaatgcaaCGTGAGTCGCTGCTTCTGGCGGAGGCGAAGAAGCCGCCACGGAATgcggctgtaaaaaaaaaaaaaaaaaaaaaaaaaaaaaaaaaaaagtgcatttcTTTCAATGGTGACTCTGACGTGCACACTCAGCATGAATAATGAAAAACGTGAATATGACAGGAATAATTCAGGAATGATGgtctttatctttattcggtTTCTGTCTTCCTGTTTTTGGGTGttcggctttgtgtgtgtgtgtgtgtgtgtgtgtgtgtgtgtgtgtgtgtgtgtgtgtgtgtgtgtgtgtgtgtgtgtgtgtgtgtgtgtgtgtgtgtgtgtgtgtgtgtgcgcgcgtgcgtgcgtgcgtgtgtgtgagcgcgtgtgtgtgtgtgtgtgtgtgtgtgtgtgtgtgtgtgtgtgtgtgtgtgggtgtgtgtgtgtgtgtgtgtgtgtgtgtgtgtgtgggtgtgggtgcgtgtgtgtgtgtgcgtgtgtgtgtgcgtgtgtatgtgtttgtgtgtgtgtgtatgtgtgtgtgtgtgtatgtatgtgtgtgtgtgtgtatgtgtgtgtgtatgtgtgtgtgtatgtgtgtgtgtgtatgtatgtgtatgtgtgtatgtggtgtgtatgtgtgtatgtgtgtatgtgtgtgtatatgtgtgtgtgtgtgtatgcgtatgtgtatgtatgtgtatatgtgtgtatggatgtgtgtgtatggatgtgtgtgtgtgtatgtgtgtgtgtgtgtgtgtgtgtgtgtgtgtgtgtgtgtgtgtgtgcgtgtgcgtgtgcgtgtgcgtgtgcgtgtgtgtgcgtgtgcgtgtgcgtgcgtacgtgtgcgtgtctgtgcgtgtgtataagtaaAAACAAGTAACACAAAACagcttaagaagaaaagaaacaaaataaataatttcaaaaAGTCCCGATGAACCGCATGAATCAATAATGGAGTCCAGCTGGCACCTACTTTCGGGCGTGACGGGCGGGAAGGGCAGCATGGCGGGCGCGAGGGCGGGCGACGCCAGCGAGCCCAGCACCGCCCGCGCCGCCAGAGCCATCTGTTGCTGGTGCTGGAAACCGCTCGAGTTCATGTCTCCTCGgctctcctcgtcgtcctccggGATGCTCTCGCCTCTGCTCAGGTCCTGCGGGGGAGGGAGCTTTTGTCAAGGTCTTATCTAGGGCTTAATAAGGTCTGGATAATCTGGATGGTTTCGTATGGGCCGGCGCCGTGCTTTGGGATGAGAGGAATTATATTGGGCCGAAGTTGGTAGTCTCTTATTACTTTAGTCTACCTCGCTATCGTTTTCTGTTTTAGAATAGTATGAAAATGGGAATTTAAATTTGTAGGGTAAACTACACTATttctgataaaaacaacaacactagcCTACCTGCTCGTTCTGTGAGCCGTCGGGGCTCCAGTGGTCGTCTGGTCGTCGACGCAACTGGTCGTACCGCTCGAGGAGCTGTTCAGAGAGTGAGCGAGGGTCCTGCTCAAGCCCTAGGTCGTCCAGCCGCCGTTCCTGATCGAAGTTCAGCTGCCGACTCAGTGGGTGAGCGTCGTCGAGGTCGAGTCGTTGCCGCTGTAGTCGTcggtggtcgtcgtcgtcgtcgctgaGGAGGCCGTAGGGGTTGTGGCTCTCCTCCTTGACCCCGGGCCTCAGCAGGTCGTTCCGCAAGTGTATGTGCGGGTGCGGCTGCGGCTGCGGATACTGGTCGTCCTCTCGGCCTGCCTCCTGCGCGCCGGGGTCGTCCAGGGAGTCGTGGTGGGGTCGAGGGCTGGCCAGCGACTCCGCCTTGTCGGACGTCGGCGAGTGGAGTCGAGGATCGGCGCTCTGGtcgggggaggaggcgggagggggggacagggagagggcgcGGGACTCCGGGCTGCCCAAGCTCCCCTCACTGAtgcctgggggaagggggaggggggggttagaacACCGAGGGGAAGGCAGTGATGAAGACACCTTGGTCCTAGCAGTGATATAATTCAATCAAAAATGACATATTTACTTGTAATCATATTATGCAGAAACATGCATCtgcataacaaaacaaaatgtatcAATAAAAAGGTGtgtattattttcatatctatatctttccctATCTGTcaaccgatctatctatctatatctgtctatctatctatcgaactatgTTTAACATATCCGAAGAACATTCCACTcctaacaaatgaacaaaaaatataaaaatggaaaaataataatcaaaactttTTCCGTCGCATTAAAGATACAACATGCATGTATAATCGTTAAACGAAGCCTTcccacaaaaaaaggaataaaagaaaaagaaaaaagtcacccTTGCTCTTAAAAAAGCGCACAGTTGCTAACTAGTAATTTTTGGAACGGGATCAATTAAGCTTCTCCtgaacttttttctctcactctgacGCACACTAAGCCAATTAGAAATGACACatttactcgtatatatatataatgcgcgaACTTCTTGTGACACGAAAATAGATCGCTGTTATGAAGAActgtatataatcatgtatttTCTCGATTTTGAAAATGTTTTTCTTGTAATAACTtgctattattttcgtttttcatatatatttgagGTAGTAATATATGCAAATTGCTAAGAATTGTAATACATTTGCACTTTCTTTTAACACAGAATTGTTGAAATAGATTTCGCGTGAAAATATTTTTCTCGAATTAATCACAGGCATTATACATTCAAACAAGCTTACCGTTCCGAATGCGTTgaaactcttattattatttttttttcatgacaaaAGGAAAACTATTATTGTGCAATACCTGTTGATTCGACATTTCACTACCGTTTTCTATTAGAAGTTTAGCGAGGTTAAATGCTCGGGGAGactctcttatttcttctgaACATGATGTCGTAATGCTGtagttttctttttcacttccaaTGCTTTACCATGTAAGGTTTAAACGAGAAGACTGAATAGTTCAGTGAATAGTGAACTAATTAGGAGAAATACTGTATCTATCAAGTGAATcgcagcatatatatatcttgaattATCTAtctgcaaacgcacacatacttgtttacacaaatagatagacaggcaatgagacgtacacacaagcacacatgcttaaaaaggtaaaacaagaagaaatatatatatatatattgtaaattgtaaattactagatttttttatccttttctcaaTCATTTCGTAATCCGCAATTCCAGTTATAATTTTTACATGACTGAATAAACTTCAAATCACACTACACATTTAAAACTTGTTTTTAATGGTTCTTAAAATGTTGACAACTAAGTCAAAAGTTAATTTACCTGAACTACATAATATTTGTGCTTTAAGTATAATTACAGGAAAAAACGTGTACCTTGCCATTACCGCGTGTGGACCCCCATGCATGCGATTAAATCCACGAACGCACATGAATCCGCCCGCACGCGCATTCGCTCCCCCGAACGCGGTTGTGAATTCACTCACCGCGTCCGAATCCGCGAATGGAAAAGATCGATTTCAGTCACGGGGACATTTATTGCGATgacggggcgggggtgagggtgatagggggagggggtaggaggaggaaatgttaaaaaaaaggaagaaacaggagaaggaaagggaaagttagTGAAACGAACGAAGGAGAGAATTGAGAAGGAAAGAGCTAAGgataaagtgaaaaaaggaagagaaacagaagggaaaaggtgaaacagatagggaagagaaggataaaaataaacaaggcaCGAAGAGGAAGGAGCAATGGGGAAATTAAAagcgagaaagtgaaaaagaaacccaggaatgaaaataatgaagtgaaaaaggaaaagagagaacgaaacaagaagccataaaataaacatacacacacacacacacacacacacacagggagagagagagagagagagagagagagagagagagagagagagagagagatagagagagagagagagagagagagagacagagacaaaatagagagagagacagagagacagaaagaaagagagagacagagagacagaacgaaagagacagagagacagaaagaaagagagaaagagagagacagaaagaaagagagagacagaaagaaagagagaaagagaaagaaagcgaaaaagagaaagaaagcgaaaaagagaaatagaaagagaaagagagaaatagaaatagaaagagaaagaaaggggagggtgagcgAGGAGCGACCACCCGACGCTAAGCAACGCGACCACGGCGATTCCCCCGTGCATTGATCCGTGACCCGCGATCGCCACCGCCCGCGCTTcatggggggcgggggaagggtgggtggggtgcggtggggagaaggagggagggggaggagaaggaggagggagaggagaagggggagggggaggggagaaggggagaaggcggaggggggaggagaagggggaaggcggaggggaggagaagggggagggggtgggtggggagaagggaagggggagggggaggaaggaggagaagaggaagggagaaggagaaggggggaggaggagaagaatggagagggagaaggaaggggaaaggtaggaaatggtaaggagagggagacaaggaggaagggagagctggggaaggagagggagaaggataacgagtgagagagagaataaggggaaaaggaaggagagggaagaaaggagagaaagagggaaagataaattaggaaagaggggaatgactaaggcagtgaagaaggaagaaggaagaagggaaggagagggagaggaaaaggcggaggacgtaaaggaggagagggaagagggagggaagagggaggaaggaagacgaggaaggaggaaagtaagtGGCAAGGACCAAAagttgaaggaggggagaaagggga
This genomic interval carries:
- the LOC113824687 gene encoding uncharacterized protein, whose translation is MAARLKQGGHESFLNKLLLLREQEVLNLSKKLHNQAAIDSDVSSGISEGSLGSPESRALSLSPPPASSPDQSADPRLHSPTSDKAESLASPRPHHDSLDDPGAQEAGREDDQYPQPQPHPHIHLRNDLLRPGVKEESHNPYGLLSDDDDDHRRLQRQRLDLDDAHPLSRQLNFDQERRLDDLGLEQDPRSLSEQLLERYDQLRRRPDDHWSPDGSQNEQDLSRGESIPEDDEESRGDMNSSGFQHQQQMALAARAVLGSLASPALAPAMLPFPPVTPEKQLMNNGSNLLVRALATSAPRRPRGEKKPIPDTLKDEKYYERRKRNNLAAKKSRDARKQREDQVAMRASYLEKENAILRAQVATLRDEASSLRHLLLQKKGKQQ